A genomic window from Nicotiana sylvestris chromosome 11, ASM39365v2, whole genome shotgun sequence includes:
- the LOC104234423 gene encoding receptor protein-tyrosine kinase CEPR1-like: MAPQKVIILLVFFLAICSFCQGTINDQSQFFALLKKSVTGNSLSDWDGKPICNFSGVGCDDQGNVIKIDLFGWSLSGLFPDDVCSFFPELRILRLGNNNFQGAFPSNITNCSHLEELNMVSTSFTGPLPDLSPLLSLRLLNLSYNHFTGEFPLSIINLTSLELLDFNENPDFVPWKLPEDISRLTKLRWMILTACKIHGTIPASIGNMTSLVDLELSENRLTGRIPRELGQLKKLKMLELYYNQLEGEIPEELGNLTELVDLDMSVNRLTGKIPESICRLPKLQVLQIYNNTISGDFPASLANSTTLTILSLYDNFLTGEIPHNFGVSSALLALDLSENELSGELPAQLCHGDKLMYILLLQNMFSGEVPESYAKCETLIRFRVSYNLLRGRLPEMLLALPHVSIIDVSYNNLTGSIPTTIGKAFNLSELFMQSNRLSGTLPPEILTTTNLVKIDLSNNLLSGPIPPEIGSLKRLNLLILQGNKLTSSIPETLSSLNSLNYLDLSNNFLTGKIPESLGALLPNSMNFSNNLLSGPVPPLFITGGVLESFSGNQRLCVPSFLSSSGKDFPLCPQNYDRKKRNLFWVIGISLGIVILGLVLFLKRWLRNKRKAMEHEDSLSSSFFTYDVKSFHRLSFDEREIFEAMIEKNIVGYGGSGAVYKIDLSNGGVLAVKKLWSHKHKQYSLLENKLFLDKELKTEVETLGNIRHNNIVKLYCYFSNLDCSLLVYEYMPNGNLGDALHGGKVLLDWPTRHQIALGIAQGLAYLHHDILPPIIHRDIKSTNILLDIDYQPKVADFGIAKVLQAKGGKDCTTTVIAGTYGYLAPEYAYSSKATTKCDVYSFGVVLMELITGKKPVEPEFGENKNIVCWVSTKVDTKEGAFEVLDKKISGPFKEEMIKVLRIAIGCTYTSPAFRPTMNEVVQMLTEAEPRRYDCCKLPNKNKHTENVTKDIPNL; encoded by the exons ATGGCTCCTCAGAAAGTTATTATCCTTCTTGTGTTCTTCCTCGCCATTTGCAGCTTTTGTCAAGGGACTATAAATGACCAGTCTCAGTTCTTTGCTCTTTTGAAGAAGTCTGTCACAGGGAACTCCTTGTCTGATTGGGATGGAAAACCTATTTGCAACTTTAGTGGCGTTGGTTGTGATGATCAGGGCAATGTTATCAAGATTGATCTTTTCGGATGGTCGCTATCAGGCCTATTTCCTGATGATGTGTGCTCTTTTTTCCCAGAGTTGCGAATTCTTCGTCTTGGTAATAACAACTTCCAAGGTGCCTTCCCTAGCAATATTACTAATTGCTCTCACCTGGAGGAGCTGAATATGGTTTCAACATCCTTTACAGGACCATTGCCAGACTTGTCTCCTTTGCTGTCTTTGAGGTTGCTTAACCTTTCATATAACCACTTCACGGGTGAATTTCCTTTGTCAATTATCAATCTCACCAGTCTAGAGCTCCTGGATTTCAATGAAAATCCCGATTTCGTTCCATGGAAACTGCCAGAGGATATTTCAAGGTTGACTAAATTGCGGTGGATGATCTTAACTGCTTGCAAGATACATGGAACAATCCCAGCATCGATAGGAAATATGACGTCTCTTGTAGATCTTGAATTGAGCGAGAATCGCTTAACTGGTCGGATTCCAAGAGAGCTGGGGCAGCTGAAGAAGTTGAAAATGCTTGAACTTTACTACAACCAACTTGAGGGTGAAATACCTGAGGAGCTCGGAAATCTGACTGAACTTGTGGATTTGGATATGTCAGTCAACAGACTGACAGGCAAAATTCCAGAATCTATATGCCGCCTACCAAAGCTGCAAGTGTTGCAGATATATAACAACACTATTTCAGGAGATTTTCCAGCCTCCCTTGCAAACTCGACCACCCTAACCATCCTATCACTTTATGATAATTTCCTGACAGGAGAAATCCCACATAATTTTGGTGTTTCATCAGCTTTGCTTGCATTGGACTTGTCAGAAAATGAATTATCTGGAGAATTACCAGCTCAGCTGTGTCACGGAGATAAGTTGATGTACATTCTTTTACTCCAAAACATGTTCTCAGGAGAAGTGCCTGAAAGCTATGCAAAATGTGAGACTCTCATCCGATTCCGAGTTAGTTACAATCTATTGCGGGGAAGACTACCAGAAATGCTTCTAGCTCTTCCACATGTTTCAATTATTGACGTGAGCTATAACAATTTAACTGGTTCAATCCCCACAACCATTGGAAAGGCGTTCAACTTGTCGGAGCTGTTCATGCAGAGTAACAGGCTTTCTGGAACACTTCCTCCAGAAATTTTAACAACTACCAATCTAGTGAAGATTGACCTCAGCAATAACCTCTTGTCTGGACCCATTCCTCCAGAAATTGGTAGCCTCAAAAGACTCAATTTGTTGATCTTACAAGGTAATAAGTTAACTTCCTCCATTCCTGAGACTCTTTCTTCACTTAACTCTCTCAATTATCTTGACCTGTCAAACAATTTTTTGACGGGTAAAATTCCTGAAAGCCTCGGTGCACTGCTACCAAATTCCATGAATTTCTCAAACAATTTGCTTTCTGGTCCTGTACCTCCCTTATTTATAACGGGAGGTGTACTGGAAAGTTTTTCTGGCAATCAAAGACTCTGTGTTCCCTCTTTTCTGAGTTCATCTGGCAAAGATTTTCCTCTATGCCCACAAAATTATGACCGGAAGAAAAGAAACCTTTTCTGGGTTATCGGGATATCCTTGGGAATTGTAATTCTTGGACTCGTGTTGTTTCTCAAGAGATGGCTTCGTAACAAAAGGAAGGCGATGGAACACGAGGATTCCTTGTCATCGTCATTTTTCACGTATGATGTTAAGAGTTTCCATCGCTTAAGTTTTGATGAACGTGAAATATTTGAAGCCATGATTGAGAAAAACATTGTTGGATATGGAGGGTCTGGAGCTGTGTATAAGATTGACTTAAGTAATGGAGGAGTTCTTGCTGTAAAGAAGCTCTGGAGTCATAAACACAAACAGTACTCTCTTTTAGAGAATAAACTATTTTTGGACAAGGAACTTAAAACAGAGGTTGAAACTCTTGGTAACATAAGGCACAACAACATTGTGAAGTTATACTGCTATTTCTCTAATTTGGACTGTAGTTTGTTGGTTTATGAGTACATGCCAAATGGGAACCTTGGGGATGCTCTTCATGGAGGAAAAGTCCTTTTGGATTGGCCGACTCGCCATCAGATTGCATTGGGGATAGCACAAGGTTTGGCCTATCTTCACCATGATATTTTACCACCAATCATTCACAGAGACATCAAATCCACCAACATCCTCCTCGACATTGATTACCAGCCAAAGGTCGCGGATTTTGGAATAGCAAAAGTCTTGCAAGCCAAAGGAGGGAAAGATTGTACTACCACAGTTATTGCAGGGACATATGGTTACTTGGCTCCAG AATACGCATATTCTTCCAAGGCGACCACAAAATGTGATGTCTATAGTTTTGGAGTTGTTTTAATGGAACTGATCACAGGGAAGAAGCCAGTTGAGCCAGAATTTGGGGAGAATAAGAACATTGTTTGCTGGGTTTCAACTAAGGTGGACACCAAAGAAGGAGCATTTGAGGTCTTAGACAAAAAAATCTCAGGACCATTCAAGGAAGAGATGATTAAGGTGCTTCGGATTGCAATAGGTTGTACGTATACTTCACCAGCCTTTCGTCCTACCATGAATGAAGTTGTTCAAATGCTAACTGAGGCAGAACCTCGCAGATACGATTGTTGCAAGTTGCCAAATAAGAACAAACACACAGAGAATGTCACAAAGGACATACCCAATTTGTGA